One Micromonospora craniellae genomic region harbors:
- a CDS encoding RNA degradosome polyphosphate kinase — protein sequence MSTPRERNASPAGTDDHTSRDAERPRGSDGRFRRTRPATDLAGTDPAAASTGLEEVLDPVTEPGATGPSGGEPPPVRPLPEDRFLNRELSWLDFNARVLALAEDPHTPLLERAKFLAIFASNLDEFYMVRVAGLKRRLSAGLPVRGGDGMPLRTQLALVAEKAATLVTRHATCSVDDVLPKLADEGIRILRWSDLGDAERERLRTYFREQIFPVLTPLAVDPAHPFPYISGRSLNLAVSVRDPDGGPELFARVKVPNNVPRFVRVDRDQPGVRMVPVEDVISVHLGQLFSGMQVVECHLFRVTRNAEVEVDEDRDEDLLQALERELARRRFGPPVRLEVAASISDHMLELLVRELDMDAQDVLRVRGLLDLSALWQLYGEADRPDLKDPPFVPATHPRLAEGEVPRSVFATLRDGDVLVHHPYHSFATSVQRFVEQAAADPNVLAIKQTLYRTSGDSPIVDALVDAAAAGKQVVVLVELKARFDEVANIGWARTLERAGCHVVYGLVGLKTHCKTALVVRQEGNQIRRYCHIGTGNYHPKTARLYEDFGMLTADPEIGADLTDLFNVLTGYSRQTAYRRLLVAPQGIRSGLIERIEREVAHVRLGMPGLVQFKVNSLVDEEITDALYRASQAGVHVDLIIRGMCTLRPGVPGLSENIRVRSILGRFLEHSRVFRFGNNGDAEFWIGSADLMHRNLDRRVEALVQVSDPVARAELDQVLAAAMSPDIDAFELAADGSWTRRTGTTDAPPPHLQGMLLRRVGSTAG from the coding sequence AGGATCCGACGGGCGCTTCCGCCGTACCCGGCCGGCGACCGACCTGGCCGGCACCGACCCGGCCGCCGCCTCCACCGGGCTGGAGGAGGTGCTCGATCCGGTAACCGAGCCGGGCGCAACCGGACCCTCCGGCGGCGAGCCGCCGCCGGTCCGGCCGCTGCCGGAGGACCGGTTCCTCAACCGGGAGCTGTCCTGGCTCGACTTCAACGCCCGGGTCCTGGCGCTGGCCGAGGACCCGCACACCCCGCTGCTGGAACGGGCGAAGTTCCTGGCCATCTTCGCCAGCAACCTCGACGAGTTCTACATGGTGCGGGTGGCCGGGCTCAAGCGTCGGCTCTCCGCCGGCCTGCCGGTACGTGGCGGTGACGGGATGCCGCTGCGTACCCAGTTGGCGCTGGTCGCCGAGAAGGCCGCCACCCTGGTCACCCGGCACGCCACCTGCTCCGTCGACGACGTGCTGCCCAAGCTGGCCGACGAGGGCATCCGGATCCTGCGCTGGTCCGACCTGGGCGACGCCGAGCGGGAACGGCTGCGCACCTACTTCCGGGAGCAGATCTTCCCGGTGCTCACCCCGCTCGCGGTCGACCCGGCGCACCCGTTCCCGTACATCTCCGGCCGGTCCCTGAACCTGGCCGTCTCGGTACGCGACCCGGACGGCGGGCCGGAGCTGTTCGCCCGGGTGAAGGTGCCCAACAACGTGCCCCGGTTCGTCCGGGTCGACCGGGACCAGCCCGGCGTGCGGATGGTGCCGGTGGAGGACGTCATCTCGGTGCACCTCGGCCAACTCTTCTCCGGCATGCAGGTGGTGGAGTGCCACCTGTTCCGGGTCACCCGCAACGCCGAGGTGGAGGTGGACGAGGACCGCGACGAGGACCTGCTCCAGGCGCTGGAACGGGAGCTGGCCCGGCGTCGCTTCGGTCCGCCGGTGCGGCTGGAGGTGGCCGCCTCGATCTCCGACCACATGCTGGAGCTGCTCGTCCGGGAACTGGACATGGACGCCCAGGACGTGCTGCGGGTCCGCGGGCTGCTCGACCTCTCCGCGCTCTGGCAGTTGTACGGCGAGGCCGACCGGCCCGACCTGAAGGACCCTCCGTTCGTGCCGGCCACCCATCCCCGGCTCGCCGAGGGCGAGGTGCCGCGCAGCGTCTTCGCCACCCTGCGCGACGGAGACGTGCTGGTGCACCACCCGTACCACTCCTTCGCCACCAGCGTGCAACGCTTCGTCGAGCAGGCCGCCGCCGATCCGAACGTGCTGGCCATCAAGCAGACGCTCTACCGCACCAGCGGCGACTCACCGATCGTGGACGCGCTGGTCGACGCCGCCGCCGCAGGCAAGCAGGTGGTGGTGCTGGTCGAGCTGAAGGCACGGTTCGACGAGGTGGCCAACATCGGTTGGGCCCGCACCTTGGAACGGGCCGGCTGTCACGTGGTCTACGGCCTGGTCGGGCTCAAGACGCACTGCAAGACCGCGCTGGTGGTACGCCAGGAGGGCAACCAGATCCGGCGCTACTGCCACATCGGCACCGGCAACTACCACCCGAAGACGGCCCGGCTGTACGAGGACTTCGGCATGCTCACCGCCGACCCGGAGATCGGGGCCGACCTCACCGACCTGTTCAACGTGCTGACCGGCTACAGCCGGCAGACCGCTTACCGGCGGCTGCTGGTGGCGCCGCAGGGCATCCGCAGTGGCCTGATCGAACGGATCGAGCGGGAGGTCGCCCACGTCCGGCTGGGTATGCCGGGGCTCGTGCAGTTCAAGGTGAACTCGCTGGTCGACGAGGAGATCACCGACGCGTTGTACCGGGCCTCCCAGGCCGGTGTCCACGTCGACCTCATCATCCGGGGCATGTGCACGTTGCGTCCCGGCGTACCCGGGCTGTCGGAGAACATCCGGGTACGGTCCATCCTCGGCCGGTTCCTGGAACACTCCCGGGTCTTCCGGTTCGGCAACAACGGCGACGCCGAGTTCTGGATCGGCTCCGCCGACCTGATGCACCGCAACCTGGACCGGCGGGTCGAGGCACTGGTGCAGGTCAGCGACCCGGTGGCCCGGGCCGAGTTGGACCAGGTGCTGGCTGCCGCGATGAGCCCCGACATCGACGCGTTCGAGTTGGCGGCCGACGGGAGCTGGACCCGGCGTACCGGCACGACCGACGCGCCGCCGCCCCACCTGCAGGGGATGCTGCTGCGTCGGGTCGGCAGCACCGCCGGGTGA
- a CDS encoding NUDIX hydrolase: MTDVFEIRAAGGVVWRPGTHDDVQVCLVHRPRYGDWTLPKGKLEPGEHPLTAAVREVAEEADARATPEVRLTSVRYRSEGRLKEVDYWSMRAVGAGGFQPNTEVDAVRWLDVDDAVALVSYPHDAEVLAAFAALPRVTATMVLVRHGHAGKRLTWSGPDTARPLDARGWSQARALAPLIALTRPSRLLSASARRCVQTLDPAAATLDLPIEISGDLDEPFAGQQPDERVLAAAARMAALAASGARTAVCGQGKVIPGALERLAGQTGDYHTDKGAGWLLAFTGDRLVAADRL, translated from the coding sequence ATGACCGACGTGTTCGAGATCCGGGCGGCCGGCGGGGTGGTGTGGCGGCCCGGAACGCACGACGACGTCCAGGTCTGCCTGGTGCACCGCCCCCGGTACGGCGACTGGACGCTGCCCAAGGGCAAGCTGGAGCCGGGCGAGCACCCGTTGACGGCCGCCGTGCGGGAGGTCGCCGAGGAGGCCGATGCCCGGGCCACGCCCGAGGTACGCCTGACGTCGGTGCGGTACCGCAGCGAGGGGCGACTCAAGGAGGTCGACTACTGGTCGATGCGGGCGGTAGGCGCCGGTGGATTCCAACCGAACACCGAGGTCGACGCGGTGCGCTGGCTCGACGTGGACGACGCGGTGGCGCTGGTCAGCTACCCGCACGACGCGGAGGTGCTGGCCGCGTTCGCCGCGCTGCCGCGGGTCACCGCCACCATGGTGCTGGTTCGCCACGGCCACGCCGGCAAGCGGTTGACCTGGTCCGGCCCGGACACGGCCCGGCCGTTGGACGCCCGTGGCTGGTCGCAGGCGCGCGCGTTGGCGCCGCTGATCGCGCTGACCCGGCCGAGTCGGCTGCTGTCGGCGTCAGCGCGCCGTTGCGTACAGACCCTGGACCCGGCCGCCGCGACGCTGGACCTGCCGATCGAGATCAGCGGCGACCTGGACGAGCCCTTCGCCGGCCAGCAGCCCGACGAACGGGTGCTCGCGGCGGCGGCGCGGATGGCCGCGCTGGCCGCCTCCGGTGCGCGTACGGCGGTGTGTGGCCAGGGCAAGGTGATCCCGGGCGCGCTGGAACGTCTCGCCGGGCAGACCGGCGACTACCACACCGACAAGGGCGCGGGCTGGTTGCTCGCCTTCACCGGCGATCGCCTCGTCGCCGCCGACCGGCTCTGA